TTGGATTCAATTAAAGCGCTATTTTTAGCGTTGGTTATTCTAAAAAATAACTGCTATTATACCATAAGAAAACCGCTCGCTTGTATTTGCAAAAACACCAATGCGTTGTGCCATAAGCTTAAAGAAACGCTTTATTCAAACACCGCTTATGCACCACTCATGCACCGCTCATGTGTCATTCATGCGTGTGGCTTAGAATATTCTCTCTTAAATGGTAGTGTGGGTATTTGTTAGAATCCAAAACCACTTGCCCCATGAGTTGCTTGTCCAAATTGAAAATTAAAGGGGCTAAATAATTCACGGTGGAACGCTCAATGGGGGTTTGAACGACCATGATATTAGCGACTAGAACGCTCTTTGCTCCCTCTAATTCTAAAAGGATCTTTAAGGGGGTAGGCACTTCAAATTCGTATTTTCTTAAAGCAAAGGGATTAACCAGCGTGAAAGACACCACAAAATCATCTTCGGCACTATTCAAACGCAAAAAGATTTCATCAATCTTTTGCAAACGCATTTTATGAATAGTTTCAAACCCTAATATAGGCGCTTTCACATCAAAAATCATAGGCGATTGCATTCCCTTTAAAAAAGCACAAAATCTTCTCCTTAAAGAATAGAGACCGCCTTAAAACCAGCGCTCAATGATTTTTAAACTAAAAACTCTGTATTATATCAAACAATTTTGGTAAAATCAATTTTTGCTAGTTTTTGGGTACAATCTCAATAACTCAAACCATGATGGAAGTTTTAACTAAATGATTATAAAATATAACAAGGAGTAAGAAATGGGTAAAATAAAACCACAAATCAAGAAAAATAATCCTAGTAAATCTAATTACAGCAACGGGTGGAACATTTTTGGCACGGTGTGCTTGATTGGAGAAATAGTGTTTAAACTATTCGGTGGGAAGAAGGTGGGAAGAATAAGAAAGATAAGAAAAAATAACCATGAGTTATTCAAAAATTTAATTTTATAAGACAAGTGGCATGCGTTTAAAACATTTTAAAACTTTCCTTTTTATCACAATAGCAATGATTGTTATAGGCACCGGTTGTGCGAACAAAAAGAAAAAAAAAGACGAATACAACAAACCGGCGATCTTTTGGTATCAAG
This region of Helicobacter pylori genomic DNA includes:
- the fliW gene encoding flagellar assembly protein FliW; translated protein: MIFDVKAPILGFETIHKMRLQKIDEIFLRLNSAEDDFVVSFTLVNPFALRKYEFEVPTPLKILLELEGAKSVLVANIMVVQTPIERSTVNYLAPLIFNLDKQLMGQVVLDSNKYPHYHLRENILSHTHE